The following nucleotide sequence is from Zea mays cultivar B73 chromosome 1, Zm-B73-REFERENCE-NAM-5.0, whole genome shotgun sequence.
ATATGACACTGGCCGATTGTATAACTCATCTCTGACTTACAGATGAACAAATTCAAGTGCAGTGTCAAAGCAAACACAAGTCTCAGAACTGCCAGGGGCAGAACATAACTTCGCCTTTTGACGAATGCATGCCTGGGGCTATACTCCCTAACAAACTCCAGTTATTGTAATTGATTCGAACGAGTTATTATACATTAATACCACCTTCCTGTGGCATGACCGCATGACTCTCCCGGTCAAGAAGCACCTTGACAGAGCGAGTCCATGGCTACTGGAGCTAGAAACCCTCGTCCCTCTGGAACAGTATGGAGCCGATCATAACTGCTATTCCAGTGACGGCGATTGTGAAGAGGAGCCGCTTGTGTGGTGAAGCGTGGGCAGGACGTGCTGGTCGCGCCTGTCGcactggcggcggcggcggtcgtAGTTCTCTCTCTGGAATTGCTCTGGCAGTTGAAAGACATTGATCTGATTAGCTCTGAACTTGTACACAAGATTTGGCATCTAACTTCCTTAAACAAAAGCCCAAATATGATACCATATGTAAACAAATTTGAGTATCTTTACCATCTTCATGAGAGAAAAAAAATTCAAATTGGAAGCAGGATGGCCTGGGTATTTGATATTGGTAATGAATTTTAAGCATAATGAATTCCATGGATTTGGTTTGGTACGGTAATATCTAGGTTCACTAGAAATATATGATTACAGTACGTTTATATGTTGGATCATATCAATGTTATAAATACGAATGATAAAAGAATTTCTCTGTTCATGGAAAAGGATATCTGTTTATACCGGGATGTGTCTGCAGAACCATTTGAGTTTGTATGGCACTGTATTTCGTGCCCTGTCCATTCACGCAGTCTAATATACTTCCTGCATGTTTGGCAAAGCTCTGTTCGGTTTCCACATACATCCTTTATGGCAAAATAGTGTGATCAGATCATGTACAATATTTTTTTCAAAATATACAAAGTCCCGCAGCAAGTAATAAATTGTATACCTGATGTTCATGGAGATCAACTGCAGGCAATTCAAACTCGCAATATTCACAAGCGACAATTCTTTGTGGGCACTTTTCACCTTTATGAAGATCCCAGCTCTCACGTTCTATTGTTTCTTTACAAAGGGAGCAATTGATCTGTATGAAATAAGGAAAATATATTTAATGCACTAAAATATATAATTACCTAAACCAGATGTTCTAAACATCCTGGGCACAAAATGTAGTTTAATCCTCTTGATCCTATATATCGACATTATTTCACCAGCTC
It contains:
- the LOC100282536 gene encoding TRAF type zinc finger domain containing 1, coding for MAAAAADSDTAAAVGAMSTCAHCQREIPFLNIDLHSVHCARNLQKCQHCGEMIPRKLMDEHYDENHAPINCSLCKETIERESWDLHKGEKCPQRIVACEYCEFELPAVDLHEHQDVCGNRTELCQTCRKYIRLREWTGHEIQCHTNSNGSADTSRAIPERELRPPPPPVRQARPARPAHASPHKRLLFTIAVTGIAVMIGSILFQRDEGF